Part of the Methylomonas rapida genome is shown below.
CCTTTTCCAAATCAAAACAACTTACTTCAACAACCCTTGCAACAAGCCATTCAACTTGTGCACGAACGCTGCCGGGTCGTCCAGTTGGCCGCCTTCGCTGAGGATGGCCTGGTCGAACAGGATGTGGCTGATGTCGGCGAAACGGGCATCGTCTTGCTCGTTTTTCAGGGCCTTGACGATGGCGTGCTCCGGGTTGATCTCGAAGATCGGCTTGCTGCCGCCCATGCCCATCATGCTCATGGCGTGGCCTGCTTCCTTCATGATGCGCTCCATGTGCAGGCTCATGTCGTAGGCACCGGTGACCAGACAGGCGGGCGAGTCGGTCAGACGATGGCTGATTTTCACTTCGCTGACTTTGTCTTTCAGCACGTCCTGGATTTGTTTGACGACCGATTCGAAGTCTTTGCTGACTTCTTCCTGATGTTTTTTCTCTTCTTCGCTGTCGAATTTGTCCAGGTCCAGTTCGCCTTTGGCGATCGATTGCATGTGCTTGCCGTCGAACTCGGTCAGGCTGGACACCAGCCATTCGTCGATGCGGTCGGTCAGCAATAACACTTCCAGGCCTTTTTTGCGGAACACCTCCAGATGTGGGCTGTTTTTGGCCGCCGCATAGCTGTCGGCGGTGATGAAGTAGATTTTGTCCTGGCCTTCCTTCATGCGGCTGACGTAGTCGGCCAGCGACACGTTTTGGGTTTTGTCGTCAGTGTGTGTGGATGAGAAACGCAACAGGTTGGCGATGCGGTCTTTGTTTTTGTGGTCTTCTATCGGACCTTCCTTGATGACGTTGCCGAACTGTTCCCAGAATTTTTGGTATTTTTCGGCGTCGTTCTCGGCCATGTCTTCCAGCATGCCCAGCACTTTTTTCACCGCGCCGGATTTGATCGCGCTGATTTGCTTGCTTTGTTGCAGGATTTCCCGTGATACGTTCAGCGGCAAGCTGTCGGCATCGACGATACCGCGCACGAAGCGCAGGTAGCGCGGCATCAGTTGTTCGGCGTCGTCGGTGATGAAGACTTTCTTGATGTACAGCTTGACGCCGTGTTTGGCGTCGCGGTCCCACAAATCAAACGGCGCCCGACCAGGAACGTACAGCAGCAGGGTGTATTCGTTGGTGCCTTCGACCTTGCTGTGGACGTGAACTAGCGGGTCCTGGAAGTCGTGGGCGACGTGTTTGTAAAACTCGTTGTATTGTTCTGCGCTGATGTCGTCCTTGGATTTTGTCCACAAGGCCGAGGCGCTGTTGACGGTTTCGTCTTCGACACGGGCCGGCGCGGTTTCATTGCCGTCGTCGTCCTTCTCGGCCGGGATTTCCTTGCTCATGATGATGGGCAAAGAGATGTGGTCGGAGTATTTCTTGATGATGGAACGTAGCTTCCAGCTGCTCAGGAAATCGTCTTCGCCTTCTTTCAGATGCAGCACGATTTCGGTGCCGCGACCAGCTTTTTCGACGGTTTCGATGCTGTATTCGCCCAGGCCGTCGGATTCCCAGCGCACGCCCTGGTCATGCGGCGCGCCGGCCTTGCGGGTCGTCAGCGTGACTTTGTCGGCGACGATGAACGACGAGTAAAAACCGACGCCAAACTGGCCGATCAGCTCGCTGTCCTTGGCTTGGTCGCCGGTCAATTTTTCGAAGAATTGCTTGGTGCCGGATTTGGCGATGGTGCCGATATGATCCTGCACTTCCTCGCGGCTCATGCCGATGCCGTTATCGGTGATGGTGATGGTTTTTTTGGCTTCGTCGAAATCGACGCGGATTTTCAATTCGCTGTCGCCTTCGTACAGGCTGTCGTTGGCCAGCGCTTCGAAGCGCAGTTTGTCGGCGGCGTCGGAGGCGTTGGAAATCAATTCGCGCAGGAAGATTTCCTTGTTGCTGTATAGCGAGTGAATCATCAAATGCAACAGATGCTTCACTTCGGTTTGAAAGCCTAAGGTTTCTTTTTTTGCTTCAACAGTCATGTGTGGTCTCTTGAAAGTTAAAAATCGGACTGCTGCGATTTGGGGATAGCACTGGCGTTTTTCAAGGCCACATTTAAAAAAGCCGATGGATTACACGATTCCCGCTCTGCCCGTAAACAAATCTGACCCATTCTCTGAAATAGCTAACCTGCCCTAGGAGAATCGCCGCGATTTCAATGCAAAAATCATTCATACTATTGGGCAATAGTTCGCGTTTGGTTGAATCAGTAGACTATGGCGCAATCTTGTTTCAAAAGGAGAAAAACAAAGATG
Proteins encoded:
- the htpG gene encoding molecular chaperone HtpG, encoding MTVEAKKETLGFQTEVKHLLHLMIHSLYSNKEIFLRELISNASDAADKLRFEALANDSLYEGDSELKIRVDFDEAKKTITITDNGIGMSREEVQDHIGTIAKSGTKQFFEKLTGDQAKDSELIGQFGVGFYSSFIVADKVTLTTRKAGAPHDQGVRWESDGLGEYSIETVEKAGRGTEIVLHLKEGEDDFLSSWKLRSIIKKYSDHISLPIIMSKEIPAEKDDDGNETAPARVEDETVNSASALWTKSKDDISAEQYNEFYKHVAHDFQDPLVHVHSKVEGTNEYTLLLYVPGRAPFDLWDRDAKHGVKLYIKKVFITDDAEQLMPRYLRFVRGIVDADSLPLNVSREILQQSKQISAIKSGAVKKVLGMLEDMAENDAEKYQKFWEQFGNVIKEGPIEDHKNKDRIANLLRFSSTHTDDKTQNVSLADYVSRMKEGQDKIYFITADSYAAAKNSPHLEVFRKKGLEVLLLTDRIDEWLVSSLTEFDGKHMQSIAKGELDLDKFDSEEEKKHQEEVSKDFESVVKQIQDVLKDKVSEVKISHRLTDSPACLVTGAYDMSLHMERIMKEAGHAMSMMGMGGSKPIFEINPEHAIVKALKNEQDDARFADISHILFDQAILSEGGQLDDPAAFVHKLNGLLQGLLK